One region of Gilliamella sp. ESL0405 genomic DNA includes:
- a CDS encoding PTS system mannose/fructose/sorbose family transporter subunit IID, whose protein sequence is MTNQNKITKKDLNRIFWNLQTMSFSYNYEKMQMIGFAHCMTPVLERLYKDADKQTRVTAMQRHLEFFNTQVNAGALILGVTAAMEEKTTEAEKEAVVSVKAGLMGPFAGLGDSLLKFTWMPICGSIGAAFALQGNIIGPILMFLIYNLVNVLSKYFFIHYGYNKGVDLIEQSKNSNIIQRISNLANVVGVMVLGSLIATTVKVVTPLQINVGDQSIQVQEMFDKVMPNFLTLIFALGTFFLVKKFQGKYTVALILAVMVIGVIFSMLGILK, encoded by the coding sequence ATGACCAATCAAAACAAAATCACCAAAAAAGATCTTAATCGCATCTTTTGGAATTTACAAACTATGTCTTTTTCTTACAACTATGAAAAAATGCAGATGATTGGCTTTGCGCATTGTATGACGCCTGTCTTAGAACGTCTTTATAAAGATGCAGACAAGCAAACCCGTGTTACTGCCATGCAACGCCATTTAGAATTTTTTAATACGCAAGTAAATGCAGGTGCACTAATTTTAGGTGTCACTGCCGCCATGGAAGAGAAAACGACCGAAGCTGAAAAAGAAGCCGTAGTCTCAGTAAAAGCGGGATTAATGGGACCATTTGCCGGACTTGGCGATAGCTTGCTCAAATTTACCTGGATGCCGATATGCGGCAGTATTGGCGCTGCCTTTGCGCTACAAGGAAATATCATAGGTCCAATTTTAATGTTTTTGATCTACAATCTGGTTAATGTGCTTTCTAAATACTTTTTTATTCATTATGGCTATAACAAAGGTGTCGATCTGATTGAACAGTCAAAAAATTCCAACATCATTCAAAGAATTAGTAATCTGGCTAATGTTGTTGGGGTAATGGTACTTGGATCACTCATTGCCACTACGGTAAAAGTGGTCACCCCGCTACAGATAAATGTTGGCGATCAATCGATTCAAGTTCAAGAGATGTTTGATAAAGTCATGCCAAATTTTCTGACCTTAATTTTTGCTCTAGGCACATTCTTTTTGGTTAAGAAGTTTCAAGGTAAATATACCGTTGCGTTAATACTGGCGGTAATGGTAATCGGTGTGATCTTTTCAATGTTAGGTATTTTAAAGTAG
- a CDS encoding tyrosine-protein phosphatase, whose protein sequence is MTTTIQTASVMRNKAGQLEVTFDNIEGKAASLYWTSYANANTNDKTLIGKQIQSPFIFDDPLNGKQRIYLILEIEGQPNFLFAERTLPITGLNNFRDFGGYLGHEGKRVKWGQLYRSNHLYGLKPDAQEYIKALGIKTIIDYRSTNEIKTSPNTFVGEKQTFHLDASAQTAELAAQFAADPSDEDRALIESVLRDIPKELVNGDGIQVLEQYRNFVLSEKSKNAYRQMLKVLLDANNSPSLQHCRGGKDRTGYGVLLIMIMLGVSEKDIIADYMLTHDNRLERNKIKMAAYRKITDNEDVLGYLLSLIDTRESFVVEILNTMKEVSGTPSNYIKQALGFTDEDFRLMQSIYLESD, encoded by the coding sequence ATGACAACGACAATTCAAACAGCTTCAGTAATGCGTAATAAAGCCGGCCAATTAGAGGTCACTTTTGATAACATTGAAGGCAAAGCAGCTAGCTTATACTGGACAAGCTATGCTAATGCCAATACCAATGACAAAACACTTATAGGTAAGCAAATTCAAAGCCCTTTTATTTTTGATGATCCTTTAAATGGTAAACAACGAATTTATCTTATTTTAGAGATTGAAGGACAACCCAATTTTTTATTTGCCGAACGTACTTTACCGATCACCGGATTAAATAATTTTCGTGATTTCGGCGGCTATCTGGGGCATGAAGGTAAACGGGTCAAATGGGGACAGTTGTATCGTTCTAATCATCTGTATGGTTTAAAACCGGATGCACAAGAGTATATCAAAGCGTTAGGAATAAAAACAATTATCGATTACCGCAGTACTAATGAAATCAAAACCAGTCCCAATACGTTTGTCGGCGAAAAGCAAACTTTTCATTTAGATGCATCAGCCCAAACCGCAGAGTTAGCAGCACAATTTGCCGCTGATCCTAGTGATGAAGATCGTGCTTTGATTGAAAGTGTGCTACGTGATATACCGAAAGAGTTAGTTAATGGTGATGGCATTCAAGTGCTTGAGCAATATCGTAATTTTGTCTTAAGCGAAAAATCGAAAAATGCTTATCGACAAATGCTTAAAGTCTTATTAGATGCCAACAATAGCCCGAGTTTACAACACTGTCGAGGCGGAAAAGACAGAACGGGTTATGGCGTATTATTAATTATGATTATGCTCGGTGTATCTGAAAAAGATATTATTGCCGATTACATGCTAACTCACGATAATCGCTTAGAGCGCAATAAAATCAAAATGGCCGCTTATCGTAAGATTACGGATAACGAAGATGTATTAGGCTATTTACTTAGCTTAATCGATACCCGTGAAAGTTTTGTTGTTGAAATCCTCAATACCATGAAAGAAGTTTCCGGTACACCAAGTAATTATATTAAACAGGCTTTAGGATTTACTGATGAAGATTTCCGATTAATGCAATCTATCTATTTAGAATCTGATTAA